The sequence below is a genomic window from Echeneis naucrates chromosome 13, fEcheNa1.1, whole genome shotgun sequence.
ACCTCTCTATTGTGAGCAGCATGAGCTCGATGTCAGTGTTCGGTCGATGAAAACCAgtatgtttatgtgtatttgAACAAAGTGAATGTCTTGCAAGTGTGGAGATAATGTTAGCTGTGAGCAAAGACGAAAGGTCCTCAAGATGGTCGCGGTTCAATGGTTTGCACTGAAAGGCCTTTctcttgcatgttctccctgagcCTGCATGGATTTACTCTGCGTGCTCCTGCGTACTCCCAAAGTCCAAAGGCATGCAGGTTTGGTTTAACTGCTGGCTCCCAGTTGCTGTAGGATTGATTCATTGCCTCCACATGTCAGCCTCTCCAGGGTGTACatcgccctcgcccagtgtgggctgggtttggctccagccccccagTAACCCTTCATGGGTAAGTGGTACAGATAATAGATGGATGTTTGTGGTGAACTTTCTTTATAATGATAATTTTGCTGCACCCAGATTACAAAAATCACATTCCTCGCTGTGCCTCCTTCGATCTAGTCAAACAgactgttttgatttaatttgtccAGTGTGGCTATGAAGACTAAGATCAATTAAGAAACCTCAATGTTCagtctctttttcctctgataTTGCTGCCTCTTTACTTGCTATAGCTTCAACTACGTTCTCATGTCTGAAGCTGGACAGGCAGCACAGAGTGAGTCTGGAGACTGTACCGATGAGAGCTGTTAGACTGATGGAGGTTAATCACTGCAGGTGACCCCTTTCCCATTGTATATGAAAATATTGTATAGTGCTGCTTAAACATGTATATTTCAgtgcaaatgagaaaaaatgaGAGATGGCTATCTGAAAACCGCAGCATATAAAACCAAAACGACTGACATTGTTAGATACTTTTCCTCTTTAGGTCAATCTTCCCTTTAAATAAGTGAAGCTGCTAACTCATCAGATTGAGAGACAACTGTTTGGTTGTTGTGGAGAGAATGAACTCTGATCACAGTGACCACCGGAGTTAAAAAATTATGAGCtgtgacattttctcaaaatttcTTTTCCCCTCACAAAAAAATGATGTGACACTGACATGATCACAGTATTATTTTAACATCCGCGCTAATTCATGCTAATGTgagacaacaaacagcaaaatgagACCTGGGGTTTCAGACTGTTTTACAAGATTGTATTTAAAGCCAATTGTTTAACGCTGTCTGATATTGTGCTGTGTCATAATGCATGCTGCAGTGTGCTGCCTCTGCCacacagagcagccagcagATTGATAAccctgacagacacagagcCAGAGTCAGAGCCAGGCAGCCAAGAGCAGGCAGGAGTGAGATTTTATGAGTCACTTCATCTTTCCAACACTGTTGACTTCGCACTGTTATGATTTGTAAGATCTGAATAGGATAGCAGTGATAAAACAACTCAGAGAGTCTGCAGGGCAGGCCCGTCGAGATGTATGTGTTTAATTAATGTGTCATCAAGGATGTGACTGTAGCTCTGAAGCCTCTCATGATATTAATGGAACATAACATATGAAATTGTTGAGCCACAATTATGAAGTCTCATTTCATATGTTGATACTCACTGGGTGTCCCACAAAACTATTTCACTTCTGTCTCACTGCAGCCAGTTTGCCAGcaatcaatgtttattttttgcacatGGAAGTGAAACTTTATCGTGACAGAAATCTATGCAAATCTACGCCCTCTCTCACAACCATCTCTGGCTTTCTCAAGCAACTCCTTCACCCCCTCCTCACGCATCTGCCACTTACCCTCCATACCACCCTCCCCCTCTCCGCACGCCTATCCCCACATTCCCACCAGCCACGATCAAAGGACAGTGGCAGATTtacacacactcagctgcacAGCCTCACAGCCCCCTTAAGGTCAGGGGCAATGATCTGGAAATCTCAAACAGGCAAATGTGAagcgtgcatgcatgcgtgtgtgtgaaatgtgtacGTGCTCGTGCTTTTACACAGAGGCTCAACGCAGTTATTGTCTCGCATAAACTTGAAACGATTTGATTTGGTGAAAAGTGATGACATTGacatgaaacttttttttttttttttttgtaaagtcaatgggaaaatgttttcaatgggCAGTTAGAGCCAGTGTTTGATGTATGGGTTTGCAAAAAAACTTAATGAAATATTAACCAAAGACAGGACTAACAGCTGGGGTCCTGTTGAGTCTGGTAAGGCCTGACTTTCCTGACATTGGACAGACCAAGGAGTCATGACAGTGACACAAATGCAGCATAGTCACAGTGGGACAATGAGTCATCatgacacaaacatgacacacagGAACACCGGACACTAATTTAGACATTTTGTAAAGCAATCAATAAAATGATGAACAAATTGATCAGCTTTGCTCGTTCCACTGCCCAGCTGttctatgtttgtgtgtgtgtttgtgtaccttCGGGGGAACATAGAACTCCAGCAGGaacctctcccctccttcctctctcttcatcttcctcagcaGCAGGCGGCACTTTTGCCACTGTGCAGCACCCATGCAGTTAGTGTCGTCAGCCACCATGTACCTCAGCGCTCCCTCCCTCTGGATTTCCAGCAGCTCAGCCTTGTGGCCCTGGGAACCCCTGGGAAGCCTAAGCTTCTGGGAccatttttctcctgctgcagcctcccctcctcctcccactcccccATTAACTTTCCTGGTTCCAGACGGAGCGTCAGGCTCAGGCGAGGCCCGCCGGTGCCACATCTCCTTCACCCCATCCACAACACACAGGCTCATGTTCCTCAGGGAGAAGCCCTTCTTGAAGCGAGCCTTTGGGTGGCTGACTGAAACGTCCTCTGAGCTGCGGGACTGTCCCAAAGCAGACACCTTGTGGGCTGTCTGGGGGCCTCGGGAGGCGGTGGTAGTACTGCCTCCCCCATCTATCCCTCCCCCTCCACTGTCCATACTGTCCAGGGATTCACTTGAAGCCCCGGCGTCTTTGCGTCTCTGGTACAGGTCGTGACCGTAGGACAGCGGGCAGCCCTGGATGCCCAGGAAAGGAACAATGCTGTACTTAGGTGCAGTGTTGGAGCCGTCTTCCCCCGGCGAGGACGCCTGGTTCTCCCGAGCCTGTGTCAGTGCTGCAGAGAAGCACTCTAAGAAGTGTTGGGCAAAGTGCTGCGAGAAGCTGGCATCGGCGCCGGGCGAGTTGTAGCACGGGTTCTCTGACAGGAAGCGCTGGAACTTGTCAGCAAAGTCAGCAGCGGAGGCTCGAGCATGGAGCTCACAGAACTCTCGCCAGTCAGGCAGTGGGCATGAGGAGGAGAGCTCCGGGCTACCGGGCACCACCGCTCCGTTCATCACTGGGCCATGCCAACCCACCGAGGAGAGgctggagaagaggaggaggagcacagTGTTATTACAGTGCGTACGTGTAACCCCTTACTGGGAACGACACCAGCAAAACATGAGCAGCTACACCCAAAGGCTCTGGAGTCACCTCCTTTGTGACATAACCAGTGCAAGTCATCCTATTTCTTTGTGGTGGGAATTTCTGAAGGCAAATTTGAAAACTTGTCATCAGAAGATTGTGAACAGGATTGGCATGTTattaaaggtttaaaaaaatgactcaACAGATTCAATGTGACAATAGTTCAGAGTGAAATCCTGCAGAAAGACATCCTCCAGTTACCAGTTGATCGTTTCTGACAAGCACCGATCTGAATTCTCGGTCAGAGCGAGTTCATAGCAGCTTCGATGAAGCACAAACTGATTACGTGGCCCCTCTAATCTATCGCCCCCATTGTTTCTCTAAATAATTTGTACATACTGTATCTGAGGCTGTAGTTGTGCCTCTTCCATTCATGCTTTTATCTTCCTGCTCTCTTctcagtatgtgtgtgcctgcatgACTCAGCTCTGCATCCCTCTCTTCGCTTGAGCCAAACTACATCACATCAATGATAATACTCTTTGCACTCTGGTTTGCCACAGTCTCAGGAGCAGCATCACAGCACAGTTTtaaccctcctcctccctctctccctctctctccggCTCTATTGCGCATCACATCAGTGATTAATACGGCATCAGGGAATGGCGTCAAACAATCAAACACATGTTGTTTTGATTATGGTTGTCTGTAAATCGTCCAGATAAAAGGAGATCGTCTGAGTGGGCCGGCTGGGCTACGATCGCACAGAGATGGCCAACTCTCCCCCAAGCCGTGAAAGCATAttctctgagctgctgcccTTCTCTTGGCAGTTCACTCATAATATgcattcaaattttat
It includes:
- the sh2b2 gene encoding SH2B adapter protein 2 isoform X3 produces the protein MNGAVVPGSPELSSSCPLPDWREFCELHARASAADFADKFQRFLSENPCYNSPGADASFSQHFAQHFLECFSAALTQARENQASSPGEDGSNTAPKYSIVPFLGIQGCPLSYGHDLYQRRKDAGASSESLDSMDSGGGGIDGGGSTTTASRGPQTAHKVSALGQSRSSEDVSVSHPKARFKKGFSLRNMSLCVVDGVKEMWHRRASPEPDAPSGTRKVNGGVGGGGEAAAGEKWSQKLRLPRGSQGHKAELLEIQREGALRYMVADDTNCMGAAQWQKCRLLLRKMKREEGGERFLLEFYVPPKSSKPKVSIPLSAIVEVRTTMPLEMPDKDNTFVLKVENGGEYILETIDSLQKNSWVADIQDCTDPGDSGDDIELASCPHGQASKECSMVASCSCELLSEGVYRAPERSCPATAEHYSAPSVRCREPPFTQHPSHMPLERFLQSPEAQSSSSSSGGSEGAKDSDGNASLAGYPWFHGTLSRVRAAQLVLAGGARSHGLFVIRQSETRPGEYVLTFNFQGKAKHLRLSVNENGQCHVHHLWFHTVSDMLRHFHAHPIPLESGGSADITLRSYVQVQRSSTTDGRSFAKTH